Proteins from a genomic interval of Cyprinus carpio isolate SPL01 chromosome A21, ASM1834038v1, whole genome shotgun sequence:
- the LOC109046302 gene encoding plasminogen activator inhibitor 1 RNA-binding protein, translating into MKELGEEMPDEEYGCAVANRFGRLLDDESDPFDILYAAGVEKKPKKKKDEPKKTSTTTTAGKKESQRARKIVLPAGGDGQGQIRLACGEVERIMRSVTFERKPTDADSPLSFSVERPVDVLDRPVRGRGTERGRGARGPGYQRSSDGFDQRGKREFERHSGSDRTSVRSEEKRSGSGSRNWGSMRDHMSEIEEGSPNEEVVESEETREAVETDGENRPTEEVIELALEMTLDEWKAQQEQSRPKVELNIRKADTSVPSKAVVIHKSKFLQKHPNGLDEEDVVFRRPANDITCQLEINFGSLARPSRGGRGGRGGRGRGAPSMPSLRSPQKLESAPNPDDPEDFPALA; encoded by the exons ATGAAGGAGTTAGGAGAGGAGATGCCTGATGAAGAATATGGATGCGCCGTTGCGAATCGTTTCGGCCGGCTGCTGGACGATGAGTCCGACCCGTTCGACATCTTATACGCGGCAGGGGTGGAAAAGAAACCGAAGAAGAAGAAAGATGAACCAAAGAAAACTTCAACCACAACTACAGCTGGAAAGAAAGAGTCTCAAAGGGCCAGGAAAATAGTACTTCCGGCAGGTGGGGATGGACAAG GCCAAATCCGTCTTGCTTGTGGAGAAGTTGAGCGAATAATGAGAAGCGTGACTTTTGAGCGCAAACCCACCGATGCAGACTCCCCCCTCAGCTTTTCTGTTGAGAG GCCTGTGGATGTGCTGGACAGGCCTGTCAGAGGAAGAGGTACAGAAAGAGGACGAGGAGCCCGAGGCCCAGGATATCAAAGATCCAGTGATGGATTTGACCAGAGGGGAAAGAGAGAGTTCGAGAGACACAGTGGCAGTGACCGAAC GAGTGTCCGATCTGAAGAGAAGCGCAGCGGCAGTGGATCTCGCAACTGGGGCTCGATGAGAGACCATATGAG TGAAATTGAAGAGGGGTCACCTAATGAAGAGGTCGTTGAAAGTGAGGAGACCCGAGAGGCAGTTGAGACTGATGGAGAAAACAG ACCGACTGAGGAAGTGATTGAGCTTGCCCTAGAGATGACACTGGATGAGTGGAAAGCTCAACAGGAGCAAAGCAGGCCCAAAGTAGAGTTGAATATCCGCAAGGCAGACACTTCTGTGCCATCTAAGGCCGTGGTCATCCACAAGTCCAAATTCCTTCAG AAACATCCTAATGGCTTGGATGAAGAGGATGTGGTTTTTCGCCGCCCGGCCAATGACATCACTTGTCAACTTGAGATCAACTTTGGCAGCCTGGCTCGGCCCTCTCGTGGTGGGAGAGGAGGACGAGGTGGTCGTGGCCGTGGGGCTCCATCCATGCCATCCCTAAGATCTCCACAAAAGCTTGAATCT GCTCCAAACCCAGATGATCCAGAAGATTTCCCTGCACTGGCCTAG